In Tubulanus polymorphus chromosome 2, tnTubPoly1.2, whole genome shotgun sequence, a single window of DNA contains:
- the LOC141899407 gene encoding uncharacterized protein LOC141899407 — protein MSDDGVGKMKQKKSHGHSSASAKPYDRNRHNKSFLGRVSDTVRDILSPSWLLDAVSSLKPANIPQQTTNSLQYSQFNPSIDVTAPATTASKSSAFPSTSTALSSHSSLLNHRNAGVFSGSSFSPYQPRDFGSFKPRVSAESRPSDPESSRPVTIDQADTSDSFLCQRSSQFTDEPSTSDLTFADKSQHLEMNGPRNIPTPYRTPGPGFKSSLFTPFRKTDEDTSSGSIVNSSLNEMSRLSPYYPGKTVYGGSSTHRKTRLKPNSPYQMAVPLKRVTARPTRASSNSVTSSTARKILNTLESMSSVLQDAKKIPSYSATNTSSAFSADSYRSKHTPYKNLGPPVNRLNISTPASHAKMWQPPTTEKVLFKETPQSSKASSGKMRREKGSHYSAKRLEEEDQELNLPELPTGFTLPVNSNIQLNIGTRFNHQDTTDDDTPRSPTFTFSTPIEKSTPSNSSKKISDTSVDFKFSTPIHVEKENGNEPNSDITVPSTKTSGFLFGAKAKSVLSPISSETPLIMKSGSVLGALKTNDKNTNAMMKPANELKKGSVMDILKKGSIDNSFGAKPAQVIKTSGSVMDILGAASKPKSSTMISLADQFKKPEGSWECNSCLVVNKSTDSKCVACTASKPVAAVNSSVITSKSSTSNNSIFKTNSDIDLLERFKPPATNWECPVCMISNKSEAMKCIACETTKPGGGAKPGGGAKLPSLGDMFKKQTENKWECSTCMVMNENSKTKCVACEANKPGALPPLGKEFSMPVGNWECSTCLVPNKCDVTKCVACETSKPGFEASNPNNKKWECLTCMIYNKTDALKCAACESPNPNPPKQQQQIGFGDRFKPPADSWECDTCLVNNKPTSEKCIACSSPRAGSQVTSGFTKPVGGPFQFKPSTSENKTSSPFGGFTSESSDSTGFKLPASTTGGFSFKPAAVDSAKSINPFAASPTNNTGLKLPAATVDSKPVGFAFNTTTDTDITVKPAETSAVPPRNDKTPSAAVVSSDSFKSSESSKLPSYNEAVKTTTTKNSGFSFGNTENKTVLPVAGSVFGSVDKPSVESFSSASSSLFMFGAPKDTSTPSLSKPLGAGGSFGAGNPLLTGGFKAATSEFKPTSIGGLGSTSPGQKRKGGTDDEPPTKKQGSGFQFSTGASVAAPNTGGIVFGLPSAAASSTTSTDKPSTGLFTFGVPTSSAQDSSSNKPSTGFGSFGSANQSSFTFGAVSTNAGSTSTVPAPMFGSTSGQSQSNTFSSSIPAFGSSATGSTPFGSSATSSTFGSSATGSTPFGSSATGSTPFGSAATSSTTFGSSATGSTTFGSSATGSTPFGSSATAPISFGNNLTPSFGSTTTAGSTTPSFGSATPAFGQSSTPAFGQQAAVPSFGSNSSTTTGFGAAAPSFGSTAPLFGQQQTAPNTGFSASSASANPASIFQFGTPQTAAQPAAAPASNAGFNFAVAAQQPNTGGFNFGAQTAAPNSFNFSGSAAPAQAPSFAFNATQSTANGTATPQPRRYKKAVRKLSRK, from the exons ATGTCAGACGATGGAGTTGGTAAAATGAAACAGAAGAAGTCGCACGGTCACAGCAGTGCTTCAGCTAAACCTTACGACCGGAATAGACACAACAAG tcgTTCTTGGGAAGAGTATCTGATACAGTGAGGGATATACTATCACCGTCATGGCTTTTAGACGCGGTCAGTTCATTAAAACCGGCAAACATTCCACAACAAACTACAAATAGTCTGCAATATTCA CAATTCAATCCTAGTATAGATGTGACAGCTCCGGCTACAACTGCTTCTAAATCATCAGCATTTCCTTCTACATCGACTGCACTCTCATCACATTCGAGTTTATTGAATCATCGAAATGCTGGTGTATTTTCTGGCAGTAGTTTCTCTCCATATCAGCCGCGTGATTTCGGTTCTTTCAAACCACGAG TTTCTGCTGAAAGCAGACCTTCGGACCCGGAATCTAGTCGTCCGGTAACTATAGACCAAGCCGATACATCGGATAGTTTTCTATGTCAGAGATCATCACAATTCACTGATGAACCATCGACTAGTGACTTAACGTTTGCAG ATAAAAGTCAACATCTAGAAATGAACGGTCCACGTAATATACCAACACCGTACCGTACGCCCGGTCCAGGATTTAAATCATCTTTATTTACACCATTTAGA AAAACTGATGAAGATACGAGTTCCGGATCAATAGTGAATAGTAGTTTAAACGAGATGTCGCGATTATCTCCGTATTATCCGGGTAAAACTGTGTACGGTGGATCTTCAACTCATAGAAAAACTAGACTCAAACCTAACAGTCCATATCAG ATGGCTGTTCCGTTGAAGCGTGTTACAGCGCGTCCCACGCGAGCATCATCAAACTCAGTCACCAGTTCAACAGCTAGAAAAATACTAAATACATTAGAAAGCATGTCGTCAGTACTACAG GATGCGAAGAAAATACCATCGTACTCGGCAACAAATACCTCTTCAGCATTTTCA GCGGATAGTTATCGTTCCAAGCATACCCCATATAAAAATTTG GGTCCCCCGGTGAATAGGTTGAACATATCGACTCCTGCATCTCACGCCAAAATGTGGCAACCTCCGACTACTGAAAAG GTATTGTTTAAAGAGACTCCGCAGTCGTCTAAAGCTTCGAGCGGTAAGATGAGACGAGAGAAAGGTTCTCATTATTCCGCGAAACGACTCGAGGAGGAAGACCAAGAATTAAATTTACCGGAATTACCAACCGGATTCACTCTGCCTGTAAATAGTAATATCCAATTAAACATCGGTACTCGATTCAATCATCAGGATACGACAGACGATGATACTCCTCGCAGTCCGACGTTTACGTTCTCGACTCCGATCGAAAAATCAACACCATCGAATTCATCGAAGAAAATATCTGATACTAGTGTG GATTTCAAATTCAGCACACCTATACACGTAGAGAAAGAGAATGGAAATGAACCTAACAGCGATATTACTGTACCATCTACTAAAACTTCAGGTTTCCTGTTTGGAGCGAAAG CTAAATCGGTTTTGAGTCCGATATCTTCAGAAACTCCGTTGATAATGAAGTCTGGTAGTGTATTAGGTGCATTAAAAA CTAATGACAAAAATACTAATGCGATGATGAAACCAGCAAATGAACTAAAGAAGGGAAGTGTTATGGATATTCTTAAGAAAG GAAGCattgataattcatttggtGCGAAACCGGCTCAGGTTATAAAGACATCAGGCAGTGTTatggatattctcggagctgCTTCTAAACCG aaatcGTCGACTATGATTTCGTTAGCAGATCAATTTAAGAAACCGGAAGGAAGTTGGGAATGTAATTCATGTTTGGTCGTCAATAAATCAACAGATAGTAAATGTGTAGCGTGCACAGCCAGTAAACCAGTCGCGGCTGTAAACTCATCAGTAATCACCAGTAAATCTTCTACCtcgaacaattcaatattcaaaacgAACTCAGACATCGATTTACTCGAGCGTTTTAAACCTCCCGCGACTAACTGGGAATGTCCGGTGTGTATGATCAGTAATAAATCTGAGGCTATGAAATGTATAGCATGTGAAACGACTAAGCCAGGGGGAGGTGCTAAACCAGGGGGAGGTGCTAAACTACCCAGTCTAGGAGATATGTTCAAAAAACAAACTGAAAACAAATGGGAATGCTCCACGTGTATGGTGATGAACGAAAACAGTAAAACAAAGTGCGTAGCGTGCGAGGCTAATAAACCAGGAGCACTCCCTCCATTGGGGAAAGAGTTCTCGATGCCAGTTGGAAACTGGGAATGCTCCACGTGTTTAGTGCCGAATAAATGCGACGTTACGAAATGCGTGGCTTGTGAAACGAGTAAACCGGGATTCGAAGCCAGCAATCCGAACAATAAGAAGTGGGAGTGTCTGACATGTATGATTTACAACAAGACGGACGCGTTGAAATGTGCCGCCTGCGAGTCGCCTAATCCTAATCCGCCtaaacaacaacagcagaTCGGGTTCGGGGATAGATTCAAACCGCCTGCTGATAGCTGGGAGTGCGATACATGCCTCGTGAACAATAAACCCACTAGTGAGAAGTGTATAGCTTGCAGTTCTCCGAGAGCTGGTAGTCAGGTCACATCAG GTTTTACTAAACCAGTTGGAGGACCTTTCCAATTCAAACCATCGACGTCTGAGAATAAAACATCATCGCCGTTCGGTGGTTTCACATCTGAGTCGTCCGATTCGACCGGGTTTAAATTACCGGCCTCGACGACTGGTGGATTTTCATTCAAACCGGCCGCCGTTGATTCCGCGAAATCGATAAATCCGTTTGCTGCGAGTCCGACGAATAATACCGGTTTGAAATTACCGGCTGCGACTGTTGATTCGAAACCGGTCGGGTTCGCGTTTAATACAACTACAGATACAGACATTACTGTGAAACCTGCTGAAACGAGTGCGGTACCGCCCCGCAACGATAAGACACCGTCTGCTGCTGTCGTATCGAGCGACTCGTTTAAATCGAGCGAATCTTCAAAACTACCGAGTTATAATGAAGCGGTTAAAACCACGACGACTAAAAACAGCGGATTCTCATTCggaaatactgaaaataaaactgtaTTACCAGTCGCAGGGTCGGTATTCGGTTCAGTTGATAAACCAAGCGTTGAGTCGTTCAGTTCAGCtagtagtagtttattcatgtTCGGGGCGCCTAAAGACACTTCAACGCCGTCACTCAGTAAACCGTTAGGGGCTGGCGGTAGTTTTGGAGCCGGTAATCCTTTACTCACCGGTGGATTTAAAGCTGCGACCAGCGAGTTTAAACCCACGTCTATCGGAGGATTAGGATCGACCAGTCCCGGTCAGAAGAGGAAAGGTGGAACCGATGATGAACCACCAACTAAAAAACAAGGATCAG gatttcAATTTTCTACCGGAGCGTCAGTTGCTGCCCCCAACACAG GTGGTATTGTGTTTGGATTACCCTCAGCTGCAGCTAGTTCGACCACCTCCACTGATAAACCCTCAACCGGTTTATTCACGTTTGGAGTTCCTACGAGCAGCGCCCAGGATTCATCGTCTAACAAACCATCCACCG GATTTGGAAGTTTTGGTTCTGCGAATCAATCCTCATTCACATTCGGTGCTGTCTCTACGAATGCGGGTTCTACCTCAACGGTTCCAGCTCCGATGTTTGGTTCTACGTCTGGCCAGTCACAGTCGAATACGTTCAGTTCATCTATACCAGCATTTGGTTCTTCAGCTACTGGATCTACACCATTTGGTTCTTCAGCTACCAGCTCTACATTTGGTTCCTCAGCTACTGGGTCTACACCATTTGGTTCTTCAGCTACTGGATCTACACCATTTGGTTCTGCAGCTACCAGCTCTACCACATTTGGTTCCTCAGCTACCGGCTCTACCACATTTGGTTCCTCAGCTACTGGATCTACACCATTCGGTTCGTCAGCTACTGCTCCCATATCATTTGGTAACAATTTGACTCCGAGTTTTGGCTCTACTACGACAGCAGGTTCTACTACGCCATCGTTTGGATCAGCTACTCCTGCGTTCGGTCAGTCATCCACGCCTGCGTTCGGGCAGCAGGCAGCCGTTCCTAGTTTTGGATCGAATTCATCTACAACAACTGGATTTGGAGCAGCTGCGCCTTCATTTGGATCAACTGCACCATTGTTTGGACAGCAGCAGACGGCACCTAACACCG GTTTTAGCGCTTCATCTGCGTCTGCTAATCCGGCTAGTATTTTCCAGTTTGGAACACCTCAG ACAGCTGCACAGCCAGCTGCTGCACCAGCGTCGAATGCAGGATTTAACTTCGCCGTAGCTGCACAGCAACCGAATACTGGAGGTTTTAATTTCGGAGCTCAGACTGCTGCACCGAACAGCTTCAATTTCTCTGGTTCAGCCGCTCCCGCTCAGGCTCCGTCATTTGCATTTAA CGCGACACAATCTACTGCTAATGGCACCGCAACACCTCAACCACGCCGATACAAGAAAGCCGTGAGAAAACTATCCCGCAAATAA
- the LOC141900185 gene encoding uncharacterized protein LOC141900185: MLFRCVFLSLLLTVVSCTELSSDRVDEQIDELTGLPIRLVRYLATADVEELPDEIQREVRKAGDSSHWCCQKDTTQIVVETKGVQKYHQVTHRQKRYKKCGTWGWSRCTTFRVHYSQATAYGIQYSSKVIRTECPNSMVVCCKGFILVAEQCIELSLVYKHKNDLLRLSQLGAI, from the exons ATGTTATTTCGGTGTGTATTTTTGTCCTTGTTATTGACCGTGGTCAGTTGTACGGAACTGTCATCTGATCGGGTTGACGAGCAGATTGATGAACTCACCGGTTTACCGATAAGACTTGTACGTTACCTGGCCACGGCGGACGTTGAAGAATTACCGGATGAAATACAACGAGAAGTAAGGAAGGCCGGAGATAG ttCTCATTGGTGTTGTCAGAAAGACACCACGCAGATCGTCGTGGAAACTAAAGGGGTACAAAAATACCACCAAGTGACGCATAGACAGAAACGATACAAAAAATGTGGAACTTGGGGTTGGTCTCGCTGTACCACTTTCAGAGTGCATTATTC GCAAGCGACAGCGTACGGAATTCAATACAGCTCGAAGGTTATTAGAACTGAATGTCCCAATTCTATGGTGGTTTGTTGTAAGGGTTTCATTCTCGTAGCTGAACAATGCATCG AGTTAAGTTTGGTTTACAAACACAAAAATGATCTGTTAAGATTATCTCAACTGGGAGCGATTTAA
- the LOC141900486 gene encoding uncharacterized protein LOC141900486: MIFFPIFYTILGVFVLGASLSAAESEESLSNEILEFLASAEVEQLPFGLQRMVRAAGDNMHWCCRVPTTKLVVNSHGAQKYIHISHRRKYYRKCGTWGWGRCSTYQVYYNQGVAYHAMYRSSSIAISCPTHHATCCQGYILVAKHCLSLVEVTKYKQDLLKLQNMGMLG; this comes from the exons ATGATCTTTTTCCCGATTTTCTACACGATTTTGGGCGTCTTCGTTCTGGGCGCGTCACTGAGCGCAGCGGAATCTGAAGAAAGTCTATCGAATGAAATTCTCGAATTCCTCGCCTCTGCTGAAGTCGAACAATTACCGTTTGGGCTTCAACGCATGGTTCGAGCTGCTGGAGACAA taTGCACTGGTGCTGTAGGGTTCCCACTACCAAACTGGTTGTTAACAGTCACGGTGCACAGAAATATATACACATCAGTCACCGACGgaaatactacagaaaatgtGGCACCTGGGGTTGGGGAAGATGCTCTACATATCAGGTGTATTATAA ccAAGGCGTTGCATACCATGCTATGTATAGGTCTTCGAGTATAGCTATATCCTGTCCGACTCATCACGCCACTTGCTGTCAAGGTTACATTCTAGTCGCTAAACATTGTCTCT CGTTGGTTGAAGTGACCAAATACAAGCAAGATCTGTTAAAACTGCAGAACATGGGCATGCTTGGTTGA